Proteins from a single region of Primulina tabacum isolate GXHZ01 chromosome 5, ASM2559414v2, whole genome shotgun sequence:
- the LOC142547372 gene encoding cinnamoyl-CoA reductase 1-like codes for MGENSRVCVTGAGGYIASWLIKLLLSKSYIVHGTVRDSGYDKNVQLKSLEYAAEKLKLFKADLLDYNSLLAAVDGCDGVFHVASPVPSGFVPNPEVELVEPAVKGTLNVLKACSEAKVRRVVFVSSAAAVVMNPNLPKDQLLDETCWSDAEYCKMTNNWYCYSKTVAEIEALEYAKKSGLEVISFCPCLVLGPMLLQKVNASSLVLINLLKGGNEQVVNRFRKVVDVRDVAEALKFVYETSEAESRYICMAHTVSYQGMLEILREMYPNYEYPKSFKEEGEDTMKLTSERLQKLGWRYRPLKETLVDAVESYKQMSMLDS; via the exons ATGGGAGAAAATAGCAGAGTTTGCGTGACGGGGGCGGGAGGCTACATTGCTTCATGGCTGATCAAGCTGCTTCTTTCCAAATCTTACATCGTTCATGGCACTGTCAGAGATTCGG GGTATGACAAAAATGTTCAGCTGAAAAGCCTTGAGTATGCAGCTGAGAAGCTGAAGCTTTTTAAGGCAGATTTGCTGGATTATAACTCATTGCTTGCTGCAGTTGATGGATGTGATGGAGTATTCCATGTTGCCAGCCCAGTTCCTAGTGGCTTCGTTCCAAATCCAGAG GTAGAACTGGTTGAACCTGCAGTAAAAGGTACACTTAATGTCTTGAAGGCATGCTCTGAAGCTAAAGTCAGACGTGTTGTTTTTGTATCGTCAGCAGCTGCTGTTGTGATGAACCCCAACTTGCCCAAGGATCAATTGCTGGATGAGACATGTTGGTCAGATGCAGAATACTGCAAGATGACAAAC AACTGGTATTGTTATTCGAAAACAGTGGCAGAGATCGAGGCTCTGGAATATGCAAAGAAAAGTGGACTTGAGGTTATATCTTTTTGTCCCTGCCTTGTACTGGGACCGATGCTGTTGCAGAAGGTAAACGCTAGCAGTCTTGttctcatcaaccttttgaaaG GAGGAAATGAACAAGTGGTTAACCGCTTCCGGAAGGTGGTGGATGTACGTGATGTAGCTGAAGCGTTAAAGTTTGTTTACGAAACATCTGAAGCTGAAAGTCgttatatatgcatggctcacacGGTTTCATATCAGGGTATGTTGGAAATTTTGAGGGAAATGTATCCTAACTATGAGTATCCCAAGAG CTTCAAAGAGGAGGGAGAGGACACGATGAAGCTCACTTCGGAGAGACTGCAGAAACTGGGTTGGAGGTACAGGCCGCTTAAAGAAACGCTCGTTGATGCGGTGGAGAGTTACAAACAGATGTCCATGCTTGATTCATGA